The genomic DNA aAAGGTATAGAAAAAAGTAGTTTTGGCACGAAGATTAATACGAATCAAGAATATTTGATACgatattcaaaaaaaatcaaatgaagatTGATACGAATAAAAAGAACAGTTATATGATTCATTCACGTAAATCACAAGATCAGAGAACTCAGATGATACGAATCAACAAATTGTTATTTGATTCAAGCATGATACAAATCAATAATTTATGATGCGATTCAAAGTAAGAATTTAATtcttgttttgttgtttgtttcaaCAGATCTAAGTTTCTAAGTTAGTTCTAAAAAAGGTAatgtttgaaataaaataactttcATAAATAAAGAAGAATGTTAATATTCCCTTAATACACTATTTTCATCTTTAAGATGATATTAACATCTCATTCATCTGAATATTTACGATTTAACTATCTAACACTCGCACAACGTGCGGGTCTCATTCTagtataatttaaaattcacCCCACCAAATCAACGTGTATCACTCTTCAATGGAAGACCGAAAATTACTAAAGCTTGGTTCTCTAAAAAGGATCACTGGTCCTAATAACGTCTATCTCCTTTCGTTGGACTCGAGTCACTGCTCAGTAAAAGATATCTTTCCAACAAAGAAGAAATTAGTTACACAGACTTTCCAAGTCTTTAGCAGAATAATTTATCACATGCATGAATAAAATTAGAGACGCATAACTCAAGGATGCATGGTCACGAGATACAGTTAAAACCAACAACACAAAACATAGCCCCTCCTTACTTTGTAAGGACTTGCGATAGTTCATAAAAAGCAAATTAATTCGTATAttccaatataaaaaatacatattgtaTAATTAGAGTAACATAAATCACACACCCCCTTAACATCTTTTATATTCGTCTTTCAAGGTCACTTAATCATATAAAAAGGACTCGACGAAAATCTCCAGCATTGCTGCAATTTTCagctttttttttcctttcttttattttgatttttgttgctTCTGCTagtttttattctatttttgttgCTAGTTGTAGCTCTTGTTTGTTCAGTCTTGTAGTTCTAACTTATACATTGCACTGCCTCTAGTGCATCCGAGGTAACTCAACTTTGCTTGAACTAATTCATGTTCCAACAATTGACAAATTTTTATGCATTTGATTGATTTCCTGTGCAAAAATTAGTTTCAgcattacttttcccaccccgTGCCTTTCCTCGCGCgtcctattttttttcaaaattattctcggagcattccggattatataatccggatccggaatgatgttttcttttgttaaagggtGAAAAAATGGGTAACGGGTTTttccggattttgtaatccggaaacttcaaaaaatagggcgcgttaAATGATGTTTCTGGATTACATAAACCGGAAACCCCCTAAACACCCTTTCTTAAGGtacagattatataatccgaactgtatcagcacaaattctaaacatgtttgttacatggatagtcattttagggacaatattaatctttctaactctcatccttctgttttgggtcattgttacaTGTTCTTGGTAAAAAAATCGGGTTTTCgactacttgatcggattgctccgaaacttccccagaaaatcagaaaaaattcaaggaccatgaCTCCCTTAGAAGGAACTTCTTATgggactccgcccctcaaaatccaaaattccattgtttagactcatttttcttttttcttttttataatttttcatattctcagaaaaattcGAAAAattttgcattagttttatttaatttttagaattttttttgtgctatttatatgattttatttgataggtttttagcattttttacttagttattttattgtttataaaagcaaaactcaaaactgctgaaatttGAGAGAGTCTGATgactgattatacataagaattgtttggattataaaatccaaaatagtaaacatgaatctGAATTTTAAATTCCGGAATGCACAAatgcatttttgaaaattttacagggcgcGGAAGAAGGTCATAGGGTGAGAAAAGTAATTGTCAATTAGTTTTGGTCAAGCATTCATAATAAGTATTTCTGTTTCTGGATGGCCAAATGGAAGAaagtaagaaaaatataataatttcgctaaaaaaaacaagaaaatgatcAAAACAATCTACTTTATCCTTGTTGTGAACCTGGCGTGAAACCCTATCTAAAAATTTCGATAGAAAATGATTCCCGTAATAGGAAACTAATCCAAAATATGAGTTATGAACCTCTCAACGGAGGAAATAAAACATAGTTCACCAACTATAATTGCTAACAAGTTTTGTTACATATCATGCAAGAATGTCCACAGACCACTTTTCTAACTATTCCGATCGAACTCCATAAATGGTCCAAGGTATGAATCCTACAGTAAATTCATATCAACAAAAATGCCAAAAATTAGCTGGTTTATCAACAATTCCAAGCCTATAGTGTAAAGGCGTGACATATATTTGCTGGTTTGAAACTAGAACGTATAAACAGACTATGCTTCTGACTGTATTACTTTGCCTGCTTGAAGTGCATCTTGCAGGAAGCCCACAGCGTTATCATAGTTCAAGAAGCCCataaaccaaaattcatgattgtCGACAGAGATCACTTGGATGTACTTTTCAGCAGGATTGGCTGTATTAGATGAAGGATTCACTGCTTTTAGCTCATGCAGTGGAATGACTACCTGCAATCATCACATAATACGCCAtatcaaatgaaaatatatcaCTTGATGCAATATTATTCTAGAtcacacaaattaaacaataaaaaagaggaCTACGTGTGATGTTATTATGAAACATGTTTTGTGCAAATATTGTTAcagaaaaaatatgaattaaatgatttattatagtctgaacaagaaagaaaaggatGATGTTGAGTAACTATATTGCAGATAAGAAACAGCAAAAAGAGAAGATCTTGAGCAAGTTAGAAACCTGAAAGCCATGAAATGCAGAACAGAGCTGCCATTGTAGATCTTATTTAGTTTCACATTTTAACCAACAGATAAAACTGGAggcatttgtttttttgttttatgcgAATAGCATCAGAATTCAGTTTCGCTGTAAAATTTAagacttttattttaaattttgcaaGACCGTGTATCTACAATTGTGAAAAAGTAGATTAAACGATGTAGATTAAAAGACCAGAGACTGTGTATCTAAAATTGTGAAAAAGTAGATTAAAAGACCAGAGAGCAGTAATCGAGTCTGCATTACATCAGAGGACAGCAAAGTAACTTTATCGAATGGTGTTACAATTGCAATAGACACAGAGCAGCTAGCAGCTAACAGTTACAGAAGCTGGGCATAAATAGGGATAGAGGATCTGGTTGAGGTGTGAATCTAACCTATGAAGACTAGGGAAACCAAACCCATTAAACAAGACATCCTGAGATTAGAAATGTAGACCCTGCCATATGGGACAAGCATTTAAACATTATGGGCTCAAGAGTATCCAAGAAATGTGCATTCAATGCAAGGAAGTTCTTCTAACTTGTGATGAACTGATGATTATTATTAGGACACAAAGGATAGTGTGAACAACAATAACCCTTAGAAAGCTATAGTAAGGGGACTTGTGAAATAAATGAACAAAGGGAACATCATCTTTTACAGATGTAGTAGGgaattaattgataatttaaacTATTGTAAGGAATGCATGGTTCTGGATGCACTAGGGAATGACTTCAGATCCTCTCGTGTTTGAATCTAACAAGAGGGGATTATCTTGGTGATCTTCCAGCTAAATCTCAATGGGTCTCACTTATATATTTGGTAAGTTGTAGAACCCATCAAGTTTTAATGGTGAAATCACCAAAATaactactccctctgtcccataATGAGCAACACATTTGACTATCTCgcacaaattaagaaaagtgtataaatgaaggagatattttttttaataattatacttGTCAAGTATTAGTGTAATCGCTATTACCATAAATGCATAGTGTAATATATTGACTTGGGAGTGAGGAAAGTAGTATTAAATTAATTAGATgataaaattagaaaacaagCAATtcatattgcattgaaaattaaaagggTCATTCTTTCTTGGGACAATTTTGTGTTTACAAATGGATCACTTGTTGTGGGACAGAAGGAGTACCTCGTGTTGGATTCCAACAGGAGAGGATCCAAATCCCTAGTGAAATGATTGATAAGGTAAACTATAGTCAGGAATACACAGTCCCAAAAGTTGAAGGGAAAGGAAGTTTGGGTCAAGAAAGTTAAACCAGCTTCAATTGTGTAAGTGCATGCACTCTGATAGcattgtggtggtggtgggagTAGGCCTGTAGGGACAGATTAGTAGATAAATGAGCCCAAACTCGGATAGAAATGTAAAAAAGGGTCAAAACTACCCACTGATCTGTTTGGACAAATTTGGCTTGATTGGAATTCAATCATATAGTTTTTTACAGCTAAATGACAGTAAACATAACTTTGAGAGATAGATCCAATTTCACACTGAAGGCATCAATAGAGGAAATGCAATAAGGATAAACCACTACAGAAAGTCAGCATAGGTGCAGGCCCTCGCAAATAACAAGTTCAAGAGGTTAGTTGTGTGCAGTACTACATAGCTGGAGCAAAAGAGAAGATAAGATACTTTGTCCATGCAGCATGCAGTACAGAAACTGCAAGCACCTTTATTGGTAGAAATGCCATATTTGGAAGgttgaaacaaattaaactagTGTAGAATGTGAAGGTCCTACAATGCCATAGACTGTATGTAGTAGTGGTTATTGTATCTTAAAAACCAGTTATAGTAACATGAACAGTTAGAGTGGGTAAATCAAAAGCAGAAACACCATAGTAGCTGTCACTAGAAGTTGCATACATTGTAGTGCGTTGAGAGACCAGATTGGGAAAGGTTTTCTGTGAGATTAGTTGATGTGAGGATTTGTGGAGGAAAGTAAAGTAACAGACTAAAAGAATTGAGGAACCTTGATTTACTGACAAAGACAACCAGGACGCGTGCTCTCGATATCATTAGAGCATAATCCAAGAAATATAGTAAAGGATAGTAAAATGCAGGAGAGAAATCCCTGAAGAATGGTGTATTTCATATTCTGTTGAGCTCAATGAGGAGCTCTTACATCTATGGAGTCAGCAGTACAGTTGAAGAAGACTTAAAAACAGCCAACTAAATCTAACAGAAGCTGTTAGAAATTATAACCGTTGACAGACTATGAACAACTAAAAGCTAACATTTGCAAAAAATTAGGGGAAAATCCACTTAATCACAGAACAACAATGCAGAACTACACGGGATGTAACCTCTAAATGCCCAAAAATCTTCATTTAACAGATTAAGCCTTATCAACTAATTACCACTAATTAATTCTAGTTTTAATTCCCTCAACTAACATATACGATCAAATTATAACAGCAACTAACACTTTCTACAACTGAACTGGAGACTGGCCTACTAAACAATGCAACTATATCTATACACGTTCTTTTAATCCCGGTTTCCCCCTTAAGGTGGCCACGTGCTTTTGAAAAATACTGTGACTGGAAGAGTTCAACAGGAATAAAATTATTGGAATTGGTAATTAACACCTGATAACATACGAGTAGCAGATAGCCATTCAGGAAAATCAGTCATCTTCAGGAATTTGAGGTTTGAGGGGATACTTATGTTATGATTGACCATTCGCCAAATATGAGTAACTGATGAAATATTCTTTAAAGAGTAGTACTCCTATAATATATATGCTTCTAGTTAGTTGTTAGTGTTTGTTTGTTGGTAAAAAGGGTCAGGCTCAGGAGATGAGGTCTATAGATAGGAACTAAGGCAGAATTAGTAAGCAGTAACTGAGTAACGCATAATTTGTACGGAGGATTTATGCCCTTACAAATTTGCTAGAGATGTACAGAAAGGAGTTctccaataaaattttgtttcgTCAATCTATCCCTTAATACCAGTTGGTTGCTATCATCCTCTATATAAGGTGGCATGTTTCACCTTGACCCTAGATCCAATATTTCATGTCTCCACATTAAGCTGATGAACCGGATTATCAGTTCAGGTTTATAGACATCTGCCAAATCAATGAAGATGATGTACATTCTCCAGCAGATTGCAGGCAGCACATGAGTCTAGCTCGAGGTTGAGTCAGAAACTTGAATATGGCTTGACTAAAATTTGAGTCAATTATTTTCTAGTTGAGCTGAGATAGCAtgttttaatatttggattttggcTTTACTTGGCCAGGTTATATTAAACGAAATATTTAAAATcactattttcaatttaaatgtaCACAAAGCATTTAATCCAGTTATTCATCCACTAAGATAGCTGACATCcatgttcaaattttaaagACTGAAACAGTCTTAAAATCAACATATAATATAGAGTTTATTTATGCATTAATTATCAGAATTAAGATTGCATTTATTTTGGTGAATACAGTCCAGCATAACTGGCATTCTCTTAACTAGCTTTGCAATATAATGAATGAAAAGCAAGAGAATCTGAAAAATAAGTTCTGCAAGTTCTGGAAAACAGCAAAACTAAGGTAATTAGGGTTATTATTTTATAGAGAAGGATAAAAATAGATATTCTCAGTATTATTTAAGAGTAATGcacaaatcaaattaattaaaaaccaCACTAACTGTCTATGCtacccaaaacaaaacaaaaaccacatgGATTATGAATACCAGCAGACAATGATAAAGTTACATGCTAAGAATATCATTATTAAGTATTTGGACAATAAAGTATAACCTAGCTGAACTcgtgtattattattattgttgttgttgttgttgttgttgttgttgtgactATTACTATTTATTATGAGCGGTGCTATGTAGCACGACGCCCTTTACCACACGACTAGCACGACAATGAAAATCATGCAATTTGCATTGTGAAAACATACATGCAAAACACCACAGACTCCACAACAACGGTCTACACACACTTGTATTCATCATGATACAAATTCTAAAGCATTATAGtgataaaataagataaataaatactatCTTTAgtcaaaaaagaagataaatacTAGTAGTATTAGACAAGACAAAACACACTCACTTTATGATATGGAGATGCCACAAGATCAGTAATTTGTGATTTCTTTTAGGAGAAGTGCATCATTAATTAAAAGGGCTATttaggttaaaaaaatattaaaagaaccATACCAAATGAGCTTATCTATCCATTCGTGCAAATATAACGACAAAATATGTCGTGCACAATAGTATTttccatttattatttatatatctcCTCCTTTAGAACAGTTAAGTCTTTTCggtcaactcaatatttatagTAGTAATATCGCTATGCATATCAATAAGAAGTAAAGAAGATCAAACTTAATGACATTTCTCATCATTAACAGTTTCATGAGCTGCTGCCTGACTAAATTTAACATAAAACAGCTTAAGTACATATTCAGAAGCCACTCAGATAGACTGCACCAAAATTTTTCTGGAAAACAGCGGTTCATGATGTAATGACAATGCATTCCCTTTTCTATGATAGAGTACTAAATATGTACCTTATAATAACTCCATTCTGTTTTGTCCTCATTTTTGTAGGAAATAGGACTGTCACTAGAATATGCAATCTTTGCTGTGGATATATACAAAACTCCCATTACTGGACCAGCTGACGTAGATAGATAACATGCAAAAGAGTTCTGAAGCCGTTCTTCTGGAACAGTGTCAAATGTACTTAGGAATATCTTCTCATATCCACCTTCTGCCAGGACCTTTGTTCCCTGCGCAATTCTTCCCATAGCAGCTTCAGCCATGCTAGGGCTTGTTTTCACTTCATTATAACATAACACAACAAGCACGTTTCAGTTATTTATCATAGAAGATTCAATGCAGATAATGAGAGGGTGGAAACAAAAGAGTATAAGACACAGAAGATAGGTCAATTACATTGATTGATAAAACAGAAAGAGCGAAATGatacgctcaatacaaccacCGGTTGTCATCATGATGCTGACTCAAAGCAAATATTCAATAAAGTTATACAGCATCAGAAAACAGCATATAAGGTCAATGTACAACAAAGGATCGTTTGGTATACTCAATGGAAAATTCTTCACTAGCATTTCTGTGGATATTTGAAACCAACCCAAAATTCATAATAGAAAATCACTAAAACGATCATGAACTTTTGAAAACACGCCAAAATAACTCAAGAAATCATAGACCCCCATACAAGTTAAAGAACGGACCACATTATTAGTATTACGGGACCACATTATTAGTATTACCGgcaattattttatcataaactTTTGATTATTCATGTTTAAAAGGTTCCAAGTTCCAACGATAGCTGAGTCTAGAAAAACAGCTAATTCCCATAAAACGATGAACCACAATGCGGGTCTTAATCACAAAATGCACATTTCTGACAAATACATATAACAATCTCAATCGTACTTAAATTTATATAACTCTAAAAATTAGTTTCTAAATTGGTTATTCCAATGTAAAATTCAACTTGCACCTACTTGATAACTAAACACATTACGACGACGAACCAAGAACATAAGATGAACAGAAAACGTACAATGTTGCCAAGTATTTCCAGCGAGAGTCTCAGCCTTCTTAGTTGCCTCTCCCACCTTCCTGCTCCATCTTCCCAGCACATTACGAACAGTCACCACCGTCTCTGATCACAATCAACAACACAATCACacacaaaacaacaaataactAAACTATCAAACTCGTCTCTAACTTTGTAAGACGCTCTCAAATAGGTCCGAGGctatgaatatttcaaaaaagtCTCCGactctgtcaaaaaaaattaccgGCACCAAATTGACGGTAAATGgttaaaaaatatgaacttaATTGATAGTAAGCGATTAAATATAAGGATCaatttgaaatattcataatctcagcgcttatttcaaaacaaatgcataaaaaattgaataaaattatgaaaaatgacCGAACAAAAAAATCATCGAAAAACTAACCCATAACGTTGAATTGAGGAGGAGGTTGAGAGAAAGAAGGAGAAGAATTGAAATACGTATTCGAACGGTGTTCATGAGGAGAAGATGTGAACGTTGATTCCGTAACCAATTCAGGACTCCAATGTACCGATTTCTTCATGCTACCGGGCGATGGTTCCGTGCCTAGCGGTTCCGATCCAGATCCGGATCCGGCTCCCTTTGCTGCGGCGGCGTCTCCGTTCGGGTTGGGAGTTTCGGTGTTCGTTTCCGGCTTCGGTTGTTCCATGATGGCGGCGCGTGAAAGCGAGTGTTGAGGTGTTGTTTTTCTGTTAGATTTTGAAGGATttggattttattatttttttagttagaATTCGGAAAGAGAATTTTTGGTTGGGaagagaaaggaaaaggaaaaggaaagagaaGATTGGTTGAATGTGTTGGCTTTTTTTTAGCGCGAAGACGAAGGATGCGTGTTTTTTGTCCAATGGAGTTGAATCTTTCGAAGCTGAGGGTATGGGAGGAAATTGTATGAAATTTAAGGgcatttttaataatttcatgatccatttttgtaaaaaaataataattttataatcgGTTAATAAGTATCTTTGAAAATCGAAACATTATTCACGTATctcaaaataaacaattatttttatgaaaagtcaaatatttcgatTTTAAATGCATTGAatacacacatttttttaaatggttatCAGTAATTGTCTTTAAAGAATTTATTGTGGCattattaacattttccttGTAAGAATTGGAATAACATTAACCCTTGATCTAtgttgatgataacaaagtaaaTACATGGTGATAATTTTGTTGATGTAATGTGTTTAGGTGTGTGCATAAAAATGTCCAAATTAATCAATATGAATATAGTTCAATTGATAAAGATGTTGCATCAGGTAAAAGTTAGATTTTGAACCTTGAATTTATCATCTTCTCATCATTGTTGACGAAAGATTTTTACctctcataaaactatttacacgtaagtatatataggatcgtgtccacagggagttgcgtatttcataagcattttcccaatatttatcacgttaagtgtttgggtataaattgtttgtttgtgtaaaactattttcctaatagacataaaagtaaaacgagaagagatagggctattccgcttgcggtcagagacatcaaccaagcgtaacagctgcaatctctcgatcgattaacggattctagctttttaaactatattatcacaatcactcgacaatatcattcgtgtccaaatgatatcgttatttctaagggatcgtttaaacatcgatttcccaaacatttaaacgatcacaaagtcgattgggtagtttaatcgacgatttcccaaccgattaaattacccaaaagcattaagttctagattaaaagtgattatcaaatattaacatccatgtctagagtgataacttaagatagattgttattctatttctagattcaaaagtatgtgtccatatctttttgaatctcaataaaacaataaaagcaagaataacaacaatattgaataaataagctagaaccatatattaaaatatcaaaagattacataatagcttgtttgaatacctcaaaactacaagagtagatgtagctacatatgtctatgatagctttgcaaaggatgaagaaagggtgaagattccatgacaagatccatgatgtctcaacaaatcttggcttgaatctactcctaactaccttgctttgtgtttctctctctagaaaagccctagtctctctctaaaaccagaaatatatgaataaaaatgtaaaatgaatcatt from Medicago truncatula cultivar Jemalong A17 chromosome 8, MtrunA17r5.0-ANR, whole genome shotgun sequence includes the following:
- the LOC11444272 gene encoding GLABRA2 expression modulator, coding for MEQPKPETNTETPNPNGDAAAAKGAGSGSGSEPLGTEPSPGSMKKSVHWSPELVTESTFTSSPHEHRSNTYFNSSPSFSQPPPQFNVMETVVTVRNVLGRWSRKVGEATKKAETLAGNTWQHLKTSPSMAEAAMGRIAQGTKVLAEGGYEKIFLSTFDTVPEERLQNSFACYLSTSAGPVMGVLYISTAKIAYSSDSPISYKNEDKTEWSYYKVVIPLHELKAVNPSSNTANPAEKYIQVISVDNHEFWFMGFLNYDNAVGFLQDALQAGKVIQSEA